The genomic region ACGGCTGCAGAGCCTGCAATGAGCGCCAGCGCGATCATCAGAAAGACGGAAATTTCCTCGGTCCAGGCGAACGAGGAGTTGGTGAAGTAACGCACCAGCACGTTCGCAAAGGTGATGAGGGCCAGTAGCGCCATGACGATGACGGTCAGCCAGTCTTCGATGCGCAAAGAGCGGGGCTCCGTCTCTGGCTCGGATGGGCAGGGTGTGGGGTTGGAGGACATGGAGAGGATGGGCAAAAGCAAGAAAGCGGAGGCGGTCTCGCGACGGGGGTGGGCCTGCGAGCTGAGGACTGGATGCGCGCTTGGCCGGTGGGGTGCAAGGCCAGTGGCGAACAGGGCACGGGGTGTGTGCTGTCGGTCATCGATTATCTGGTGGGGTGTGGGGGAATTGAGGGCGCTGATCTACTGGTAAACCCGCACGGCACGCGCGTCCCGCGGTCCCGTGCGGCCCGAGGCGGAAGCGGATAATGCGGCCGATGGAAACCAAGTGGTTAGAAGATTTCGTCAGCTTGGCGGAAACGCGCAGTTTCAGTCGCTCGGCTCAGTTGCGGCACGTGACCCAGCCCGCGTTTTCGCGGCGCATCCAGGCGCTGGAAGCCTGGGCGGGCACCGATCTGGTGGATCGCAGCTCCTATCCCACGCGGCTCACGCCTGCAGGCAAAACGCTGTATGACCAGGCCCTGGAGATGCTGCAGGCCCTGCAAAACACCCGGGCCATGCTGCGCGCGCACACCAGTGCAGGCAAGGACATGATCGAGTTTGCGGTGCCGCACACGCTGGCATTCACGTTCTTCCCCGCCTGGGTGTCGAGCTTGCATGACAAATTCGGCCCCTTCAAAAGCCGCCTGATTGCCCTGAATGTGCACGACGCCGTGATGCGGCTGGTGGAGGGGGGGTGCGATCTGCTGATTGCCTACCACCACTCCTCGCAGCCCTTTCAGCTTGATGCGGACCGCTACGAAATGGTGAGCCTGGGGCAAGAGGTTCTATCCCCTTACAGCAAGCCGGATGCCGATGGCGAACCCATCTTCCGTCTGCCGGGCCGGGCAGGGCAGCCGCTGCCTTACCTGGGCTATGCGCCGGGAGCGTACCTGGGCCGCGTGACGGAGTTGATCCTCAAGGAGTCCCACACGCCCATTCACCTGGAGCGGGTGTACGAAACGGACATGGCCGAGGGCCTCAAAGCCATGGCGCTGGAGGGGCATGGCGTGGCCTTTCTTCCCCACAGCGCGGTCAAAAAGGAGCTGCGCGCCAAGCGTCTGGTCAGTGCCGCTCCGTCGGGCTCCGAAGGGCTGCAGATGCTCATGGATGTGCGCGCCTACCGAGAGAAACCTGCGGGCAAGGAGTCCCCCAAAGGCACGGCCCAGGCCTTGTGGGCTTACCTCCAGGCGCAGGCAAACCCATGCTAAGGGTAAATACCGACATAAAAATTTTGCATAGTTGAGCGCGCATTCGGCATTGGAATTTCATGGAAACGAAACGTAAAGTTCGCGCCGTGCTCAGCCTCCATTCCGCGCAAGTGGCGTAAATGAAGGCGTGGCACGAAGCTTGCATACCCTGTTTCGTTCACTTACCGAGAAACCGCATGAAAGTTCAGCATTGGGGATTGGCGTGGTGCCTCACGGCCCTGTGCTGTGCATCGACAGCCACCGCGGCAACCGTTCTGGAGCGCATCAGTTCCGGGGGCAAGCTGGTCATTGCGCACCGCGAGTCTGCCGTGCCTTTCTCGTATGTGGATTCGGCTTCGGGCAAGCCCGTGGGCTACGCCGTCGATCTGTGCCTGCGCATTGCAGAGGTGGTGCGCAAAAAGACAGGCCGCAAGGACATGGCGGTTGAATTCGTGCAAGTCACCCCTGCCAACCGCATTGAAATGATCGAGCAGGGCAAGGCGGATCTGGAGTGCGGTTCCACCACCAACAACGCCGAGCGCCGCCAGAAGGTGGCCTTTACCGTCCCTCACTTCATCACCGGGGCTCGACTGCTGGTCAAGGCTTCCAGCGCCGTGGATCGCCTGGAAGACCTGCAGGGCAAGACACTGACCTCCACCAAAGGGACCACCCCTTTGAAGGCGGTGACCCAGGCCAACCGTGAGCGCCTGATGGGTATCAACATCGTGGAAGCGCCCGACCATGCCAAAGGTGTGGAGATGGTGGAGAAGGGCGAGGCCGAAGCGTTCCTGATGGACGACGTGCTGCTTTACGGGCTTGCTGCTTCGCGGCCCGATCCCAAGGCATTGAAGGTGGTGGGCCGCTTCGTCACCACAGAGCCTCTGGCCATCATGCTGCCCAAGGACGATCCCGAGTTCAAGAAGCTTGTGGATGAGGAAATGCGCCGGCTGGTGACCAGCCGCGAGATATATCCCATCTACGACAAATGGTTTGCCCAACCCATTCCGCCCCACAATAAGGCGCTGAACATACCAGTCAGCTACTTGTTGAGGGACTTTTGGAAGTACCCTACCGACCAGGTGCCGTTCTGAATAAGATTACCGGCTGTGTAGTTCCCCTCTGGATGTCCTGGCCTTGTCGGCATGACCGGCAAGGGCGGGCGTCTCACCCCTCCCTTTTTGATAGACCCCTAAGGAGATATTCATGAAAAAGCATTTGCTGGCAATTGCCGTGACCGCACTGGCTGCAGGCAGCGCGTTTGCCCAAGCTAACGACACGCTGGCCAAGATCAAGGCTTCCGGCAGCGTGACCCTGGGGGTGCGTGAGTCCTCTGGCCTGTCCTATACCTTGGGCAATGGCAAGTACGTGGGCTTCCACACAGAAATGGGTGAAATCATCCTGGCCGACATCCAGAAGCAACTGGGCCTGTCCAAGCTGGAAGTGAAGTACCAGCCCGTGACATCGCAAAACCGCGTGCCCCTGGTGACCAACGGCACCGTGGACCTGGAGTGCGGCTCCACCACCAACAATGCTGCACGCCAGAAGGATGTGGCCTTTGCCGTGACCACTTACGTGGAAGAAGTGCGCATTGCCACCAAGGCCAACTCGGGCGTGACCTCGATCAAGGATCTGAACGGCAAGACCGTGGCCACCACCACTGGCACTACTTCGGTGCAAACCCTGCGCAAGCATGAGCGCGCTGGTGGTATCGACTTCAAGGAAGTGTTCGGCAAGGACCACGCTGACAGCTTCCTGATGCTGGAAACCGGCCGTGCAGACGCCTTCGTGATGGACGGCTCCATCCTGGCAGCCAACATCTCCAAGTCCAAGAACCCCGCCGACTACAAGATCGTGGGCGAAGTGCTGAGCGTGGAACCCATCGCCTGCATGTTGCGCAAGGACGATGCTGCCTTCAAGAAGGCTGTGGACGATTCCATCAAGCGTCAGATCAAGGACGGCTCGCTGGCCAAGCTGTACGACAAGTGGTTCATGCAACCCGTGCCACCCACCAACACCAAGATTGGCCTGCCACTGTCTGACGCCACCAAGGAAGCTTGGGCCAACCCCAACGACAAGCCCATGGAAGACTACGCCAAGAAGTAATTCCTGAATGACTGCCGCCCCTTCGAACAGCGGGTTTGAAGGGGCTTTTTTGTTGGGCTCTCAAAAGGTTGTGCCCAACGCAATATCAAGACTTGAAGGGGTGATCCTATGAGTTGGGATTGGCAGGTGTTCTGCCAGGACACCATGGAGAGGCAAGTGGTTGAGGGCTGCTTTGGCAAAGGCGGCGATATCACTTACCTGGACTGGATGATGTCTGCCTGGGGGTGGACTGTTTCCGTTTCGCTGCTGGCCCTGGTGCTGGCATTGGTCATTGGCTCGCTGATCGGTACGCTGCGCACCTTGCCCAACAGTCCGCTGGTCGTGCGCCTGGGCAATGCGTGGGTAGAGTTGTTCCGCAATATTCCGCTGCTGGTGCAGATTTTTGTGTGGTACCACGTGGTTCCCACGCTGGTGCCTGCAATGAAGCAGGTGCCCGGCTTTGTGCTGGTGGTGTTTGCGCTGGGCTTTTTCACTTCGGCACGGGTGGCTGAGCAGGTGCGCTCGGGCATCCAGGCGTTGCCTCGCGGTCAACGCTATGCGGGCCTGGCGATGGGGTTCACCACCTTCCAGACCTACCGCTATGTGCTGCTGCCCATGGCGTTTCGCATCATCATCCCGCCGCTGACCAGCGAGACGATGAACATCTTCAAGAACTCGTCCGTGGCGTTTGCCGTGTCGGTGGCAGAGCTCACGATGTTTGCCATGCAGGCGCAGGAAGAAACCTCTCGCGGCATCGAGGTGTACCTGGGCGTGACGGGGCTCTACATCATTTCGGCTTTTGCCATCAACCGCATCATGGCGTTCATCGAAAAGCGTGTGCGCATTCCTGGCGTGGTGATTGCCGGTGCCTCGGGTGGAGGCCATTGACATGAATCTCGATTTTTCGTTCTACAACTGGGACCTGATCTCCAACTTCGTCCTCAAGGGCTTTTACTTCAGCATCATGCTGACGGTGATTGCCACGATGGGTGGCGTGCTGTTTGGAACCCTGCTGGCACTGATGCGTCTGTCGGGGCGCAAGTGGCTGGACGTGCCTGCCACCATTTATGTCAACGGCATGCGCAGTATTCCGCTGGTGATGGTGATCCTGTGGTTCTTCCTGCTGATGCCCGCCATCATTGGCCGCCCCATCGGCGCAGAAGTGTCTGCCGTGGTGACCTTCATTGCGTTCGAGGCGGCTTACTTCAGCGAGATCATGCGCGCAGGTATCCAGTCCATTCCCCGTGGTCAGGTGTTTGCCGGCCAGGCGCTGGGCATGACGTACGCGCAGAACATGAAGCTGGTGGTGCTGCCCCAGGCCTTCCGCAACATGCTGCCCGTGCTGCTCACGCAGACCATCATCCTGTTCCAGGATACGTCGCTGGTGTACGCGATCGGCGCCTATGACATGCTCAAGGGCTTTGAGGTCGCAGGCAAGAACTTCGGTCGTCCGATCGAGGCCTATCTGGCCGCAGCAGGGTTGTATTTTGTGATGTGCTACGCGCTGTCCTGGATGGTCAAGCGCCTGCACCAGAAGATTGCCATCATCCGGTGATCCGAGAGATTGAGGAATAGAAAATGATCGAACTCAAAAACGTATCCAAGTGGTATGGCCCCGTGCAGGTGCTCAACGAGTGCTCGGCCACCATCAAGAAGGGCGAGGTGGTGGTGGTGTGCGGTCCTTCGGGCTCGGGCAAGTCCACCCTGATCAAGACCATCAACGCGCTGGAACCCTTCCAGAAAGGCGAGATTACCGTGGACGGCGTGAAGCTGCACGACCCCAGCACCAACCTGCCCAAGCTGCGCAGCCGCGTGGGCATGGTGTTCCAGCACTTCGAGCTGTTCCCCCACCTGTCGGTGACCGACAACCTCACCATCGCGCAGATCAAGGTGCTCGGCCGCAGTGCGGACGACGCCAAGAAGCGCGGCCTGAAGATGCTGGAGCGCGTGGGCCTCATTGCCCACAAGGACAAGTTCCCCGGCCAGCTCTCGGGTGGTCAGCAGCAGCGTGTGGCCATTGCACGCGCACTGTCCATGGACCCCATCGTGATGCTGTTCGACGAACCCACTTCGGCGCTCGACCCTGAAATGGTCGGCGAAGTGCTGGACGTGATGGTGGGCCTGGCCAACGAAGGCATGACCATGATGTGCGTGACGCACGAAATGGGCTTTGCCAAGAAGGTTAGCAACCGCGTGATCTTCATGGACGTGGGTGGCCGCATTCTGGAGGACTGCTCCAAGGAAGAATTCTTCGGCAATCCCGATGCGCGCCAGCCTCGTACCAAGGACTTCCTCAACAAGATCCTGCAGCACTGATCTGTCTGCAACGCTGGACTCTTGCCAAGGCACCTTCGGGTGCCTTTTTCATGGGACCAGCACAGGCCGGGCATGTCCGCGGACCGGCGCCGCGCGCCAGCCTTCGTGCGGATTTTTGGCAGATTCCTATCGGCGCGAAGGTTTGCGCACGGGCGTCTCGCTCACGATGAGCTGCTGGTCTTCCACATCCTTCCACAAGGCATCGCGGCGCTTGAGGGCTTCGGAGACGACGGCGTGCCGTAGCTGCGCCACTGCCGACACCAGTGCATTGCACAAGAAGAATGCGGCGGTGTACGAATCAAACGGTGACGCATTGGATGTGCGCACCAGGATGTGCTCGTGCGCCAGTGCCGCCAGGGGCGCTGCGGGGCTGTCGGTGATGACCATTACCTGCGCACCCGCTTCACGAAAGCGCTGTGCCACTTTCACCGGGCCGCTGGCATAGCGGCGAATGCTGAAGGCCAGCAGCACATCCTCTGGCTGCACCCACAGCAACTGGTCGGTGGTGTCCATGGCCCCGGCACCCAGCTCCTGCACGCCGGGGCGGCACATGTTCAGGTGCAGGGCCAGCCACGAACCCACGGGCGCGCTGTTGATCTGGGCGAGCACATGGATGCGGCCCTTGTCCTGCGCCAAGCGGAGGGCCATGGCTTCAAAGGCTGCCATGTTCAGCCCTTCGCGTGTGGCTGTCAGGTTGTGCTGGTCGTGCAGCAGCGCATCGTCCACGCACTGCAGCAGGCTGCGCTCAGCGCCAATGGTCACCGGGGCGCGCTGGCCTGCGGTCTGCAGCATGGCCGTCACTTCGGCGCGGGCTTCGCGCTGCGCTTCGGCGTAGCTGGCATAACCCAGCTTGGCAAACAGCCGCACCACGGTCGATGCGCTGGTGCCATTGCGCGCCGCCAGCGCCGTGGCGGACTCCAGCAGCGCGTGGGGATATTCCCGCCCCAGCGCGTCGGCCAAGGCGCGTTCGCTGCCCGTCAGATCAGCGCTGTGCCGTACCAAACGCTCCGTCAGCAAGCCGCCAGAGTTTTGCAATGATGATTTCATGAGGTTGGTTTATTGCAATGAGTATTGCAAATGCCTGCGCCGCGTGCAACACTGAGGGTCAGATTTTCCACCCGTGATCGGGTGCTTTGAACAGGTTCTGAGAAGGATGACTCATGCAGGATACCCTTGAAGCCAGCGTTGCCCAGGCGGCCAAGCCGGTGCTGGACTGGCTGGCCAGCCAGCAGCAAGCCATGCAAGACTTGTTGCAGAAGGTGGTCAATATCGACAGCGGCAGCCGCGATGAAGCGGGGGTGACTGCGGTGGCGCACGCACTGGCCGAACGCCTGCAGGCCGCAGGCGTGCCCGTGCAGTTCGAGCCTGTGACCGGCTATGGCGTGCTGCTGCATGCGCAGGTGAATGCCACCGGGCAGGGGGCGCCTATCGTCCTGATGGGGCACATGGACACCGTGTACCCCGCAGGCACCGTTGCCAAGCGGCCTTACCGCGAGGAAGCGGGCCGTGCCTACGGCCCGGGCGTGGCTGACATGAAATCGGGCCTGGTGCTCAACGTGTTTGTGGCCGAGGCCTTTGCCCGCTGTGGCGAGCTGAGTGCCCCCTTGCACCTGTTCTTCTCGTGCGACGAGGAAATTGGGTCCCCCGCCACGCGCGACCTCATCATGAACCGGGTGCGCGGTGCGCGTGCCGTGCTCAATGCCGAGCCAGGCCGCGTCAGCGGCAACCTGGTCACCAGCCGCAAGGGCTCCATGGTGGTGGAGTTTGAAGTGCAGGGCGTGGCCGCGCATGCGGGCATCAACCACGCGGCAGGTGCCAGTGCCATCGAGGCCCTGGCGCGCAAGACGCTGGCCCTGCACGCGCTGACCGACCCCGCCACGGGCGTGACGTGCAACGTGGGTGTGGTGCAGGGCGGAGTGGTGCCCAACATGGTGGCCCCGCATGCCAAGGCCGAGGTGGACCTTCGCTTCACGGCAGACACCGATCCCGACGAATTGCTGGAGCGCGTGCGCGCCATCGTCGAGGAAGAATCCGTGCCCCGCACCCACGGCCGCATCACCCTGCACCGCCGTACGCTGCCGATGAAGCCCACGCCCGACTACCTGCTGGCTCTGTACCAGCGGGGTGCCCGCTCACTGGGTTTTGAGGTGCAAGGCGAGTTCACCGGCGGGGCGGCAGACAGTGGCCTCACCGCCTCGGTGGGGGTGCCCACGCTGTGCGCTACCGGCCCCGTGGGGGGACACGCGCATACCGAGCGCGAGTACTGCGAGCTGAACACCTTTGTGCCCCGGGCCCAGGCCGTGGCGCTGGCCGTGCTGGGCCACCCGTGAGCGGCTTCGCCTTTTCGCAACCTTTTCCTGTTCACCTGTTCTTCTGATTTTTTGAGCTTTTCGATGGCCATGAACACCCCTTCCCGCCGCAGTCTTCTCTCTACTGGCCTGGGCCTTGCAGGCCTGGCCGCTTTGCCCGCCCTGGCGCAAGACAAATTCCCCTCGCGCCCCATCACGCTGGTGGTGCCCTTCCCGCCTGGTGGGTCGGTGGACATCATGGCGCGCCAATACTCCGAGCCACTGTCCAAAGTGCTGGGCGTGCCCATCGTGGTGGAAAACCGCGCGGGTGCAGGCGGGTCGGTGGGTGCGCAGTATGTGGCTCGCGCCAAGGCCGATGGCTACACGCTGGTCGTGTCGTCGCAAAGCAGCCACCTAGCCAACCCGCTGACCCAGTCCAAGGTGGGTTACGACCCGGTGAAGGACTTTGAAAACATCGCCATCCTGGGCCGCCTGCCCAATGCGCTGGTGGTGCACAGCAGCCTGCCGTTCAAGACCTTCAAGGAGTTCATCGACTACGCCAAGAAGAACCCCGGCAAGCTCAACTACGGCAGCGGCGGCGTGGGCAGCATGGGCCAGCTCAATGTGGAAATGCTGAAAGCGGCCACAGGCGCCTTCACCACCCACATCCCCTACCGGGGCGGCACACCGCTGATCACGGCGGTGCTGGGCAACGAGGTGCAGTTCATCCTCGACAACCTGGTCATCATGCTGCCGCATATCCAGGCAGGCAAGGTGCGCGCACTGGCCGTGGCTAACGACCAGCGCCTGCCGCAACTGCCCGATGTGCCCACCCTGGCCGAAGTGGGCTACCCCCAGCTCAACCTCACATCGTGGATTGGCCTGGCTGCGCCCGGCGGCACCCCCGATGCCGTGGTGCAGACCCTGTACAAGGCCGTGCGCGAGGTGGCCACATCGCCTGCCATGATCGCCAACCTCAAGGACCGCGGTGTGATCGCGCCCGAGGAACTGCCTCCCGCCGCTTTCGAGAAGATGATGGCGGATCGCCTCGTCAAGTTTGGTGAGGTGGTCAAGCGCGCAGGCATCACGGCCGAGTGATTGGGGTGAAGCCATTTTGCTGCCCGGCGCATGATGAATAAGCGCAGGCAGCTATTGAATTTGTAGCGTTTAGAGCGGCTAACACAACCCAGCGAAGCGGCCCTGGCTAGGCGTTCCGTCGCTGGCAGTACACGGGGTACGACAAGACGGGACAACGACGCCAGGGGGGTTGTGTTAGCCGCTCTTAGTGCAGTTTTGCCCGGCGCTGCAGGTCTGCGGTGGGTGTGGGCGGCAGCCGCTGCGGCAAGGGTTGGTGGGACAATAGCCCCCCATGACTGCAGCACCCACTACCCCGATCGATACCCTCACCATCACCCGCCCCGACGACTGGCACCTGCATGTGCGCGACGGCGAGCCACTGCACACCGTTGTGCCCCACACGGCCGCCCAGTTCGGGCGCGCCATCATCATGCCCAACCTGCGCCCACCGGTCACCACGGCCGAGCAGGCCCTGGCCTACAAACAGCGCATTCTGGCCGCCGTACCCGCCGGTGTGAGCTTTGAGCCGCTGATGACGCTGTACCTGACGGACAACCTGCCACCCGAGGAGATCGCGCGCGCCAAGGCAGCAGGCGTGGTCGCCTGCAAGCTCTACCCCGCAGGTGCCACCACCAACAGCGATGCGGGCGTGACCGACATCCGCAAGACTTACAAGACGCTCGAAGCCATGCAGAAGGCGGGCATGCTGCTCCTGGTGCACGGCGAGGTGACCAGCAGCGACATCGACCTGTTCGACCGCGAGGCCGTGTTCATCGAGCAGCAACTCATCCCGCTGCGCCGCGACTTCCCTGAACTGAAAATCGTCTTCGAGCACATCACCACCAAAGACGCTGCCGACTACGTGGCGCAGGCCGACCGCTTCACCGCCGCCACCATCACCGCCCACCACCTGCTGTACAACCGCAACGCCATCTTCACGGGCGGCATCCGCCCCCATTACTACTGCCTGCCGGTTCTCAAGCGGGAGACGCACCGCGTGGCGCTGGTGCAGGCCGCCACCAGCGGCAGCAGCAAGTTCTTCCTGGGCACCGACAGTGCACCGCACCCCGCGCACCTCAAGGAACACGCCACCGGCTGCGCAGGCTGCTACACCGCCCACGCAGCCATGGAGATGTATGCCGAGGCCTTCGACAACGCGGGTGCGCTCGACAAGCTCGAAGGCTTTGCCAGCTTCCACGGCCCGGGCTTCTACAACCTGCCGCGCAACACCGGCACCATCACCCTGCGCCGCGAATCGTGGACGCCGCCCGACAGCTTTGTTTTTGGCGAGGCCAACCTCAAACCCCTGCGCGCCGGTGAAGCCCTGCCGTGGCGTCTGGTCTGAGCGACATCGACTGGTCTGCCCCCTGGCTCCAACCCCTGCGTGCGGTGGGGGAGCCTCTGGCCGCACAGGTTGTGCAGGGGGCTACGGTGCATGGGGCTCTGTCACGCGCCAGGTTGGCGGAATCCGCAGCGTGGAACCCGCCTGTGCGCTTTGTTCCGCAGGGCGATCTGCCAGGCGGCAGGGCGTACGAGTCATTCATCTTTGACACCCGCTGCGTGCCCACGCGCGACAACCTGCACGACTTTTTCAACGGCCTGGTCTGGGGGCACTTTCCCGAAACCAAGCGCCGCATGAATGCGCTGCAGGCACAGGCCATTGCCGCCGACGGTATCGGCGCCGTGCGTGGCCCGCTGCGCGATGCGCTCACCGTGTTCGATGAAAACGGAGCCTTGCTGCTAGCCCCCGAGCCGCTGTGGAACGCGCTGCGTGCGCGCCAGTGGCAACGCCTGTTCGTGGAGCTGC from Acidovorax sp. DW039 harbors:
- a CDS encoding amino acid ABC transporter substrate-binding protein, with translation MKKHLLAIAVTALAAGSAFAQANDTLAKIKASGSVTLGVRESSGLSYTLGNGKYVGFHTEMGEIILADIQKQLGLSKLEVKYQPVTSQNRVPLVTNGTVDLECGSTTNNAARQKDVAFAVTTYVEEVRIATKANSGVTSIKDLNGKTVATTTGTTSVQTLRKHERAGGIDFKEVFGKDHADSFLMLETGRADAFVMDGSILAANISKSKNPADYKIVGEVLSVEPIACMLRKDDAAFKKAVDDSIKRQIKDGSLAKLYDKWFMQPVPPTNTKIGLPLSDATKEAWANPNDKPMEDYAKK
- a CDS encoding tripartite tricarboxylate transporter substrate binding protein encodes the protein MAMNTPSRRSLLSTGLGLAGLAALPALAQDKFPSRPITLVVPFPPGGSVDIMARQYSEPLSKVLGVPIVVENRAGAGGSVGAQYVARAKADGYTLVVSSQSSHLANPLTQSKVGYDPVKDFENIAILGRLPNALVVHSSLPFKTFKEFIDYAKKNPGKLNYGSGGVGSMGQLNVEMLKAATGAFTTHIPYRGGTPLITAVLGNEVQFILDNLVIMLPHIQAGKVRALAVANDQRLPQLPDVPTLAEVGYPQLNLTSWIGLAAPGGTPDAVVQTLYKAVREVATSPAMIANLKDRGVIAPEELPPAAFEKMMADRLVKFGEVVKRAGITAE
- a CDS encoding MurR/RpiR family transcriptional regulator, whose product is MKSSLQNSGGLLTERLVRHSADLTGSERALADALGREYPHALLESATALAARNGTSASTVVRLFAKLGYASYAEAQREARAEVTAMLQTAGQRAPVTIGAERSLLQCVDDALLHDQHNLTATREGLNMAAFEAMALRLAQDKGRIHVLAQINSAPVGSWLALHLNMCRPGVQELGAGAMDTTDQLLWVQPEDVLLAFSIRRYASGPVKVAQRFREAGAQVMVITDSPAAPLAALAHEHILVRTSNASPFDSYTAAFFLCNALVSAVAQLRHAVVSEALKRRDALWKDVEDQQLIVSETPVRKPSRR
- a CDS encoding DUF3025 domain-containing protein, with amino-acid sequence MASGLSDIDWSAPWLQPLRAVGEPLAAQVVQGATVHGALSRARLAESAAWNPPVRFVPQGDLPGGRAYESFIFDTRCVPTRDNLHDFFNGLVWGHFPETKRRMNALQAQAIAADGIGAVRGPLRDALTVFDENGALLLAPEPLWNALRARQWQRLFVELRPLWKEARLVLFGHALMEKLVSPRKPIVAHVYPAQAAMKDIASLDAWLAQALQPETWAAKPFSPLPVLGVPGWWAANEEAAFYDDPQVFRPPR
- a CDS encoding amino acid ABC transporter substrate-binding protein yields the protein MKVQHWGLAWCLTALCCASTATAATVLERISSGGKLVIAHRESAVPFSYVDSASGKPVGYAVDLCLRIAEVVRKKTGRKDMAVEFVQVTPANRIEMIEQGKADLECGSTTNNAERRQKVAFTVPHFITGARLLVKASSAVDRLEDLQGKTLTSTKGTTPLKAVTQANRERLMGINIVEAPDHAKGVEMVEKGEAEAFLMDDVLLYGLAASRPDPKALKVVGRFVTTEPLAIMLPKDDPEFKKLVDEEMRRLVTSREIYPIYDKWFAQPIPPHNKALNIPVSYLLRDFWKYPTDQVPF
- the pyrC gene encoding dihydroorotase, encoding MTAAPTTPIDTLTITRPDDWHLHVRDGEPLHTVVPHTAAQFGRAIIMPNLRPPVTTAEQALAYKQRILAAVPAGVSFEPLMTLYLTDNLPPEEIARAKAAGVVACKLYPAGATTNSDAGVTDIRKTYKTLEAMQKAGMLLLVHGEVTSSDIDLFDREAVFIEQQLIPLRRDFPELKIVFEHITTKDAADYVAQADRFTAATITAHHLLYNRNAIFTGGIRPHYYCLPVLKRETHRVALVQAATSGSSKFFLGTDSAPHPAHLKEHATGCAGCYTAHAAMEMYAEAFDNAGALDKLEGFASFHGPGFYNLPRNTGTITLRRESWTPPDSFVFGEANLKPLRAGEALPWRLV
- a CDS encoding amino acid ABC transporter ATP-binding protein, coding for MIELKNVSKWYGPVQVLNECSATIKKGEVVVVCGPSGSGKSTLIKTINALEPFQKGEITVDGVKLHDPSTNLPKLRSRVGMVFQHFELFPHLSVTDNLTIAQIKVLGRSADDAKKRGLKMLERVGLIAHKDKFPGQLSGGQQQRVAIARALSMDPIVMLFDEPTSALDPEMVGEVLDVMVGLANEGMTMMCVTHEMGFAKKVSNRVIFMDVGGRILEDCSKEEFFGNPDARQPRTKDFLNKILQH
- a CDS encoding amino acid ABC transporter permease → MNLDFSFYNWDLISNFVLKGFYFSIMLTVIATMGGVLFGTLLALMRLSGRKWLDVPATIYVNGMRSIPLVMVILWFFLLMPAIIGRPIGAEVSAVVTFIAFEAAYFSEIMRAGIQSIPRGQVFAGQALGMTYAQNMKLVVLPQAFRNMLPVLLTQTIILFQDTSLVYAIGAYDMLKGFEVAGKNFGRPIEAYLAAAGLYFVMCYALSWMVKRLHQKIAIIR
- a CDS encoding amino acid ABC transporter permease, with product MSWDWQVFCQDTMERQVVEGCFGKGGDITYLDWMMSAWGWTVSVSLLALVLALVIGSLIGTLRTLPNSPLVVRLGNAWVELFRNIPLLVQIFVWYHVVPTLVPAMKQVPGFVLVVFALGFFTSARVAEQVRSGIQALPRGQRYAGLAMGFTTFQTYRYVLLPMAFRIIIPPLTSETMNIFKNSSVAFAVSVAELTMFAMQAQEETSRGIEVYLGVTGLYIISAFAINRIMAFIEKRVRIPGVVIAGASGGGH
- a CDS encoding LysR family transcriptional regulator, with amino-acid sequence METKWLEDFVSLAETRSFSRSAQLRHVTQPAFSRRIQALEAWAGTDLVDRSSYPTRLTPAGKTLYDQALEMLQALQNTRAMLRAHTSAGKDMIEFAVPHTLAFTFFPAWVSSLHDKFGPFKSRLIALNVHDAVMRLVEGGCDLLIAYHHSSQPFQLDADRYEMVSLGQEVLSPYSKPDADGEPIFRLPGRAGQPLPYLGYAPGAYLGRVTELILKESHTPIHLERVYETDMAEGLKAMALEGHGVAFLPHSAVKKELRAKRLVSAAPSGSEGLQMLMDVRAYREKPAGKESPKGTAQALWAYLQAQANPC
- a CDS encoding M20 family metallopeptidase — translated: MQDTLEASVAQAAKPVLDWLASQQQAMQDLLQKVVNIDSGSRDEAGVTAVAHALAERLQAAGVPVQFEPVTGYGVLLHAQVNATGQGAPIVLMGHMDTVYPAGTVAKRPYREEAGRAYGPGVADMKSGLVLNVFVAEAFARCGELSAPLHLFFSCDEEIGSPATRDLIMNRVRGARAVLNAEPGRVSGNLVTSRKGSMVVEFEVQGVAAHAGINHAAGASAIEALARKTLALHALTDPATGVTCNVGVVQGGVVPNMVAPHAKAEVDLRFTADTDPDELLERVRAIVEEESVPRTHGRITLHRRTLPMKPTPDYLLALYQRGARSLGFEVQGEFTGGAADSGLTASVGVPTLCATGPVGGHAHTEREYCELNTFVPRAQAVALAVLGHP